One genomic window of Streptomonospora nanhaiensis includes the following:
- the ileS gene encoding isoleucine--tRNA ligase, with the protein MADDPTASRALPVLPAQIDLPATEHQVLRRWSEQKVFERSLEQSRAKPNWVFYEGPPTANGQPGVHHVEARVFKDLFPRFKTMRGYHVDRKAGWDCHGLPVEVAVEKELGLSGKKDIEEFGVAEFNARCREAVLRNVDAFTAMTQRMGYWVNMDEAYRTMDPEYVESVWWALKTIWDKGLLVRDFRISPYCPRCGTTLSDHELAQGYETVVDPSVYVRFPVTSGPLADPERPTSLLVWTTTPWTLVSNTAVAVHPDVTYVVATDGTERVLVAEPLLGKALGEGWEPTGERFEGGEMERWTYQRPFELVAFDAPAHFVVLADYVTVEDGTGLVHQAPAFGADDMAVCRAYGLPLVNPVRGDGTFEADLDLVGGRFFKTADAALVADLDSRGLLMRNQPYEHSYPHCWRCHTPLLYYAVPSWYIRTTAIKDELLAQNARTNWFPGNVKEGRYGEWLRNNIDWALSRSRYWGTPLPVWTCAEEHHTVVGSLAELGGLAGRDLSALDPHRPYVDDVAFPCPQCGAEARRVPEVIDVWFDSGAMPFAQWGAPHRNKEAFEANFPGQYICEAIDQTRGWFYSMMAVSTLVFGHSSYENVVCLGHILAEDGRKMSKHLGNILEPMEVMERHGADALRWFMAASGSPWTPRRVGHEALEEIVRKVLLTYYNTVSFFTLYAGTNGTWDHSMLADAPAPEDRPLLDRWLLSELNRVVKGVGEALDRFDTAGAGRLLTAFVDDLSNWYVRRSRRRFWSGARTAEGASAFATLFEALESLTLVMAPLVPFITDHVWAALRRPEAPESVHLASWPQVREDLIDTELSEQMALTRRLVDLGRAARVDSGVRTRQPLSRVLVGAAGFDRLPEQLRAQIAEELNVQQLDPLSAVGGDLVDYTVKPNFRALGKRFAKRTPLVARAIGAAPARALVEQVRATGWAHVEVEGEQVEVSAEELLVTEQPREGWTVAAEAGETVALDLEITPELQRAGLARELIRLVQDARKSSGLEISDRIDLWWSAEDPLTAQALTEHAEAIAGEVLARTFTEGAPEGEAHTVRSAEFGVTIRLRRSGAQED; encoded by the coding sequence ATGGCCGACGATCCCACCGCCTCCCGCGCACTGCCCGTGCTGCCCGCGCAGATCGACCTGCCGGCCACCGAGCACCAGGTGCTGCGCCGCTGGAGCGAGCAGAAGGTCTTCGAGCGCTCCCTGGAGCAGTCCCGCGCCAAGCCCAACTGGGTGTTCTACGAGGGCCCGCCCACCGCCAACGGCCAGCCCGGCGTGCACCACGTCGAGGCCCGCGTGTTCAAGGACCTCTTCCCCCGCTTCAAGACCATGCGCGGCTACCACGTCGACCGCAAGGCCGGCTGGGACTGCCACGGCCTGCCCGTCGAGGTCGCCGTCGAGAAGGAGCTGGGCCTCAGCGGCAAGAAGGACATCGAGGAGTTCGGCGTCGCCGAGTTCAACGCCCGCTGCCGCGAGGCCGTGCTGCGCAACGTCGACGCCTTCACCGCCATGACCCAGCGCATGGGCTACTGGGTGAACATGGACGAGGCGTACCGCACCATGGACCCCGAGTACGTGGAGTCGGTGTGGTGGGCGCTCAAGACCATCTGGGACAAGGGCCTGCTGGTGCGCGACTTCCGCATCAGCCCCTACTGCCCGCGCTGCGGCACCACGCTGTCCGACCACGAGCTGGCGCAGGGCTATGAGACCGTGGTCGACCCCTCGGTCTACGTGCGGTTCCCGGTGACCTCCGGGCCGCTGGCCGACCCCGAGCGGCCCACCTCGCTGCTGGTGTGGACCACCACGCCCTGGACCCTGGTGTCCAACACGGCGGTGGCGGTGCACCCCGACGTCACCTACGTGGTGGCCACCGACGGCACCGAGCGCGTGCTGGTCGCCGAGCCGCTGCTGGGCAAGGCGCTGGGCGAGGGCTGGGAGCCCACCGGCGAGCGGTTCGAGGGCGGCGAGATGGAGCGCTGGACCTACCAGCGGCCCTTCGAGCTGGTGGCGTTCGACGCCCCCGCGCACTTCGTCGTGCTGGCCGACTACGTCACCGTCGAGGACGGCACCGGCCTGGTGCACCAGGCCCCGGCGTTCGGCGCCGACGACATGGCCGTCTGCCGCGCCTATGGCCTGCCGCTGGTCAACCCGGTGCGCGGCGACGGCACGTTCGAGGCCGACCTCGACCTGGTGGGCGGCCGGTTCTTCAAGACCGCCGACGCCGCGCTGGTGGCCGACCTCGACAGCCGCGGGCTGCTCATGCGCAACCAGCCCTACGAGCACAGCTACCCGCACTGCTGGCGCTGCCACACGCCGCTGCTCTACTACGCGGTGCCGTCCTGGTACATCAGGACCACCGCGATCAAGGACGAACTCCTGGCGCAGAACGCCCGCACCAACTGGTTCCCGGGCAACGTCAAGGAGGGCCGCTACGGCGAGTGGCTGCGCAACAACATCGACTGGGCGCTGTCGCGCAGCCGCTACTGGGGCACCCCGCTGCCGGTGTGGACCTGCGCCGAGGAGCACCACACCGTGGTGGGGTCGCTGGCCGAGCTGGGCGGGCTGGCCGGGCGCGACCTCAGCGCGCTGGACCCGCACCGCCCCTACGTTGACGACGTCGCCTTCCCCTGCCCCCAGTGCGGCGCCGAGGCGCGCCGCGTGCCCGAGGTCATCGACGTCTGGTTCGACTCCGGCGCCATGCCGTTCGCCCAGTGGGGCGCGCCGCACCGCAACAAGGAGGCGTTCGAGGCCAACTTCCCCGGCCAGTACATCTGCGAGGCGATCGACCAGACCCGCGGCTGGTTCTACTCGATGATGGCCGTGAGCACGCTCGTGTTCGGCCACTCCTCCTACGAGAACGTGGTCTGCCTGGGCCACATCCTCGCCGAGGACGGCCGCAAGATGAGCAAGCACCTGGGCAACATCCTGGAGCCCATGGAGGTCATGGAGCGCCACGGCGCCGACGCGCTGCGCTGGTTCATGGCGGCCAGCGGGTCGCCGTGGACGCCGCGCCGGGTGGGCCACGAGGCGCTGGAGGAGATCGTCCGCAAGGTCCTGCTGACCTACTACAACACGGTCTCCTTCTTCACCCTCTACGCCGGGACGAACGGAACCTGGGACCACTCCATGCTCGCGGACGCGCCCGCGCCCGAGGACCGGCCGCTGCTGGACCGCTGGCTGCTGTCGGAGCTGAACCGGGTGGTCAAGGGCGTGGGCGAGGCGCTGGACCGGTTCGACACCGCCGGTGCGGGCCGTCTGCTCACCGCGTTCGTGGACGACCTGTCCAACTGGTACGTGCGGCGCTCCCGGCGGCGGTTCTGGTCGGGCGCGCGCACGGCCGAGGGCGCGTCGGCGTTCGCGACCCTGTTCGAGGCGCTGGAGTCGCTCACCCTGGTGATGGCGCCGCTGGTGCCGTTCATCACCGACCACGTGTGGGCGGCGCTGCGCCGCCCCGAGGCGCCGGAGTCGGTGCACCTGGCCTCCTGGCCGCAGGTGCGCGAGGACCTGATCGACACCGAGCTGTCGGAGCAGATGGCGCTGACCCGCCGCCTGGTCGACCTTGGCCGCGCCGCCCGCGTGGACTCGGGCGTGCGCACCCGCCAGCCGCTGTCGCGCGTGCTGGTGGGAGCCGCCGGATTCGACCGGCTGCCCGAGCAGCTGCGGGCGCAGATCGCCGAGGAGCTGAACGTGCAGCAACTCGACCCGCTGTCGGCGGTCGGCGGCGACCTGGTCGACTACACGGTCAAGCCGAACTTCCGGGCCCTGGGCAAGCGGTTCGCCAAGCGCACCCCGCTGGTGGCGCGGGCGATCGGCGCGGCGCCGGCGCGGGCGCTTGTGGAGCAGGTCCGCGCGACCGGCTGGGCGCACGTCGAGGTGGAGGGCGAGCAGGTCGAGGTCAGCGCGGAGGAGCTGCTGGTCACCGAGCAGCCGCGCGAGGGCTGGACGGTGGCCGCGGAGGCCGGTGAGACCGTGGCCCTGGACCTGGAGATCACCCCTGAACTCCAGCGCGCCGGCCTGGCCCGCGAGCTGATCCGCCTGGTCCAGGACGCCCGCAAGTCCAGCGGTCTGGAGATCTCCGACCGCATCGACCTGTGGTGGTCGGCGGAGGACCCGCTGACCGCCCAGGCCCTCACCGAGCACGCGGAGGCCATCGCCGGCGAGGTCCTGGCCCGGACCTTCACCGAGGGCGCACCGGAGGGCGAGGCCCACACCGTGCGGTCGGCGGAGTTCGGGGTGACCATCCGCCTGCGCAGGAGCGGCGCCCAGGAGGACTGA
- a CDS encoding DivIVA domain-containing protein has product MPLTPADVRNKQFSTTRLRPGYDEEEVDAFLDEVESELDRLIQENEELRGKLAECLRGKVPNAGMQDFQQPQDQLPPEPPQPEPIRPEPPQPQVEQQIPAMAGMGLPGSEENMDTAARVLALAQQTADQAISDARREADETLGRARHEADDILGKARRQAEQIVNEARARSENLDRDAQERHRQVMGSLVQQREELEHKVAGLKDFEREYRSRLKDYFERQLRELAEGATDNEPGPNPNTTGGFQTMAPTGGQPGMQHTGPGGGVPGNPFAQPEPAQHGGYHPGDGPHDRR; this is encoded by the coding sequence ATGCCGCTTACACCCGCGGATGTGCGGAATAAGCAGTTCAGTACGACCCGGCTCCGGCCGGGGTATGACGAGGAAGAGGTCGACGCGTTCCTCGACGAGGTCGAGTCCGAGCTGGACCGGCTCATCCAGGAGAACGAGGAGCTGCGTGGCAAGCTCGCCGAGTGCCTGCGGGGCAAGGTGCCCAACGCGGGCATGCAGGACTTCCAGCAGCCCCAGGACCAGCTCCCGCCCGAGCCGCCGCAGCCCGAGCCGATCCGGCCCGAGCCGCCGCAGCCGCAGGTGGAGCAGCAGATCCCGGCCATGGCCGGCATGGGCCTGCCCGGCTCCGAGGAGAACATGGACACCGCGGCGCGCGTGCTCGCCCTCGCGCAGCAGACCGCCGACCAGGCGATCTCCGACGCCCGCCGCGAGGCCGACGAGACCCTGGGCCGCGCCCGCCACGAGGCCGACGACATCCTCGGCAAGGCCCGCCGCCAGGCCGAGCAGATCGTCAACGAGGCCCGCGCCCGCTCCGAGAACCTCGACCGCGACGCGCAGGAGCGCCACCGCCAGGTCATGGGCTCGCTCGTGCAGCAGCGCGAGGAGCTGGAGCACAAGGTCGCCGGGCTCAAGGACTTCGAGCGCGAGTACCGCAGCCGGCTGAAGGACTACTTCGAGCGGCAGCTCCGGGAGCTGGCCGAGGGCGCCACCGACAACGAGCCCGGCCCCAACCCCAACACCACCGGCGGCTTCCAGACCATGGCCCCCACCGGCGGTCAGCCCGGCATGCAGCACACCGGTCCCGGTGGCGGCGTCCCCGGCAACCCGTTCGCCCAGCCCGAGCCCGCCCAGCACGGCGGCTACCACCCGGGCGACGGACCGCACGACCGCCGCTGA
- a CDS encoding YggT family protein, with translation MSIVQSVVIILLNLFMLVLIARLVFELVQSFARSWRPSGFVLVLAETTYTITDPPLRFLRRFIPPVRLGSVALDLSFTVLFLFVVILIQIVSSISFI, from the coding sequence GTGAGTATCGTGCAGTCCGTCGTCATCATCCTGCTGAACCTGTTCATGCTGGTGCTGATCGCGCGGCTCGTCTTCGAACTCGTACAGTCGTTCGCACGCTCGTGGCGACCGAGCGGGTTCGTACTGGTACTCGCGGAGACCACATACACCATCACCGACCCGCCCCTGAGGTTCCTGCGTCGGTTTATCCCCCCCGTACGTTTGGGGAGTGTGGCGCTTGACCTGAGCTTCACCGTCCTCTTCCTCTTCGTGGTGATCCTTATCCAGATCGTAAGTTCGATCTCGTTCATCTAG
- a CDS encoding cell division protein SepF, with product MAGAMRKMAVYLGLVEDDRYDHRYADEYDDFDDFEEGVEGRRDRDIDHGGDPRVDSMTDADDYTMSPSERRIPTHTTPATADLARITTLHPRTYNEARTIGEHFREGIPVIMNLTEMVDSDAKRLVDFAAGLIFGLHGSIERVTNKVFLLSPANVEVTAEDKARIAERGFFNQS from the coding sequence ATGGCCGGCGCGATGCGCAAGATGGCGGTCTACCTCGGCCTCGTGGAGGACGACCGCTACGATCACCGCTATGCGGACGAATACGATGACTTCGACGACTTCGAGGAAGGCGTCGAGGGCCGCCGCGACCGCGACATCGATCACGGCGGCGATCCCCGTGTCGACTCCATGACGGATGCGGATGACTACACCATGTCCCCTTCAGAGCGGCGCATCCCGACTCACACCACCCCCGCCACCGCGGACCTCGCGCGTATCACTACGCTGCATCCCCGGACGTACAACGAAGCGCGTACTATCGGAGAGCATTTCCGGGAAGGTATACCGGTGATCATGAACCTGACCGAGATGGTCGACAGTGACGCCAAGCGTCTGGTCGACTTCGCGGCGGGGCTGATCTTCGGTCTGCATGGCAGTATCGAGCGCGTGACCAACAAGGTGTTCTTGTTGTCCCCGGCTAATGTTGAGGTGACCGCTGAAGACAAAGCACGCATCGCCGAGCGAGGGTTCTTCAACCAGAGTTAG
- a CDS encoding YggS family pyridoxal phosphate-dependent enzyme, translating into MTRDDITGAGGAGADAPAGPARRERLRANLAALRERVAAACAAAGRPPEEVSVIAVTKTFPASDVRALAELGVTDVGENRDQEAAAKAAACADLPLRWHFVGQLQTNKARSVARYAHLVHSVDRERLVRALGARARAEGREVGCLVQVNLDPDSAAGVLGPRGGADPGDVLAVADAIAGEEGLLLEGVMAVAPREGDPDAAFARLYAVAERVRDRYAQARTISAGMSGDLEAAVRQGATHLRVGTALLDDRNPNVG; encoded by the coding sequence ATGACCAGGGATGACATCACGGGCGCCGGGGGCGCCGGTGCGGACGCGCCGGCGGGGCCCGCCCGGCGCGAACGGCTCCGGGCCAACCTGGCGGCCCTGCGCGAGCGCGTCGCGGCCGCCTGCGCCGCGGCGGGCCGCCCGCCCGAGGAGGTGAGCGTCATCGCGGTCACCAAGACCTTCCCGGCCTCCGACGTGCGCGCCCTGGCCGAACTGGGGGTCACCGACGTGGGCGAGAACCGCGACCAGGAGGCCGCGGCCAAGGCGGCCGCCTGCGCCGACCTGCCGCTGCGCTGGCACTTCGTGGGCCAGTTGCAGACCAACAAGGCCAGGTCGGTGGCCCGCTACGCCCACCTGGTGCACTCGGTGGACCGGGAGCGCCTGGTCCGCGCCCTGGGCGCCCGGGCCCGCGCGGAGGGGCGCGAGGTGGGCTGCCTGGTGCAGGTCAACCTGGACCCCGACTCCGCGGCAGGGGTGCTGGGGCCCCGGGGCGGCGCCGACCCCGGCGACGTCCTGGCCGTGGCCGACGCCATCGCGGGGGAGGAGGGGCTGCTGCTGGAGGGGGTTATGGCGGTCGCTCCGCGCGAAGGCGACCCCGATGCGGCGTTCGCCCGGCTATATGCGGTCGCCGAGCGGGTCAGGGATCGCTACGCTCAGGCCAGGACGATCTCGGCCGGGATGAGCGGTGACCTGGAGGCCGCCGTCCGTCAAGGTGCGACACATCTGCGGGTCGGAACGGCGTTGCTCGATGATCGCAACCCGAACGTGGGGTAA
- the pgeF gene encoding peptidoglycan editing factor PgeF, which produces MDQATDAAIGLAPGVRAGFTRRHDGGVSAAPYDSLNLGLGVGDDRAAVLENRRRAAAGLGFDPDRVVWMDQVHSAEVAVAEEPGVVGRVDGVVTARRDLVLAALAADCLPILAADHEAGVIGAAHSGRLGTAAGIAGELVAAMVRLGARPERLRVLLGPAICGECYEVPAGMRDEIARTVPEAAGRTRAGTPAIDMRAAAAAQLRAAGVGHIAVDGRCTLETPEMFSHRRGAPTGRFAGYVWWHGDDQG; this is translated from the coding sequence ATGGACCAGGCTACGGATGCCGCGATCGGGCTGGCCCCCGGAGTGCGCGCCGGGTTCACCCGGCGCCACGACGGCGGGGTCAGCGCCGCCCCCTACGACTCCCTCAACCTCGGCCTGGGTGTCGGCGACGACCGCGCCGCGGTCCTGGAGAACCGGCGCCGGGCGGCCGCCGGCCTGGGCTTCGACCCTGACCGGGTGGTCTGGATGGACCAGGTGCACAGCGCAGAGGTCGCGGTGGCCGAGGAGCCCGGCGTGGTGGGCCGGGTGGACGGCGTGGTGACCGCGCGGCGCGACCTGGTCCTGGCGGCGCTGGCCGCCGACTGTCTGCCCATCCTGGCCGCCGACCACGAGGCGGGCGTCATCGGCGCGGCCCACTCCGGCCGCCTGGGCACCGCCGCCGGGATCGCCGGGGAGCTGGTGGCCGCCATGGTGCGGCTGGGCGCCCGGCCCGAGCGCCTGCGCGTGCTCCTGGGCCCGGCCATCTGCGGGGAGTGCTACGAGGTCCCGGCCGGGATGCGGGACGAGATCGCCCGGACCGTGCCAGAGGCGGCCGGCCGCACCCGGGCCGGGACCCCCGCGATCGACATGCGGGCCGCGGCGGCCGCCCAGCTGCGCGCGGCCGGTGTCGGCCACATCGCGGTGGACGGGCGGTGCACCCTGGAGACCCCGGAGATGTTCTCCCACCGGCGCGGCGCGCCCACGGGCCGGTTCGCGGGGTATGTCTGGTGGCATGGCGATGACCAGGGATGA
- the ftsZ gene encoding cell division protein FtsZ has translation MAAPQNYLAVIKVVGIGGGGVNAVNRMIEEGLKGVEFIAINTDAQALLMSDADVKLDVGRELTRGLGAGANPEVGRKAAEDHREEIEEVLKGADMVFVTAGEGGGTGTGGAPVVADIARSLGALTIGVVTRPFGFEGKRRATQAEAGIAMLREEVDTLIVIPNDRLLSISDRQVSVLDAFKAADQVLLSGVQGITDLITTPGLINLDFADVKSVMQGAGSALMGIGSARGDDRAVAAAEMAISSPLLEASIDGAHGVLLSIQGGSDLGLFEINEAAQLVANSAAPEANIIFGAVIDDALGDEVRVTVIAAGFDEPRNEALGPQRDAAPAPERPREAAAPPAPPRAEVRPVAAEPCRPEPAPEPEPEPEPVREEPRRPEAAAEPEPEPAPEPEPEAPEAPEAPEARDPDPDPEDDHRARGIRAVNDAGYTQVRGTGTDGSFTRSGDVPTPRRRVIFDDPDDLDVPDFLK, from the coding sequence GTGGCAGCACCGCAGAATTACCTCGCGGTCATCAAGGTCGTCGGCATCGGCGGCGGCGGCGTCAACGCCGTCAACCGGATGATCGAAGAGGGACTCAAGGGCGTCGAGTTCATCGCCATCAACACCGACGCTCAGGCGCTGCTCATGAGTGATGCCGACGTCAAGCTCGACGTGGGCCGCGAACTGACCCGCGGACTGGGCGCGGGGGCCAACCCCGAGGTCGGCCGCAAGGCCGCCGAGGACCACCGCGAGGAGATCGAGGAGGTCCTCAAGGGCGCCGACATGGTCTTCGTCACGGCCGGCGAGGGCGGTGGCACCGGCACCGGCGGTGCGCCCGTGGTCGCCGACATCGCCCGCTCGCTGGGGGCCCTCACCATCGGCGTGGTCACCCGCCCGTTCGGCTTCGAGGGCAAGCGCCGCGCCACCCAGGCCGAGGCCGGGATCGCGATGCTGCGCGAGGAGGTCGACACCCTCATCGTGATCCCCAACGACCGGCTGCTGTCGATCTCCGACCGCCAGGTCAGCGTGCTCGACGCGTTCAAGGCCGCCGACCAGGTGCTGCTGTCCGGTGTGCAGGGCATCACCGACCTGATCACCACGCCCGGCCTGATCAACCTGGACTTCGCCGACGTGAAGTCGGTCATGCAGGGCGCGGGGTCGGCCCTGATGGGCATCGGCTCGGCGCGCGGCGACGACCGCGCCGTGGCCGCCGCCGAGATGGCGATCTCCTCGCCGCTGCTGGAGGCCAGCATCGACGGCGCCCACGGGGTGCTGCTGTCCATCCAGGGCGGCTCCGACCTCGGTCTCTTCGAGATCAACGAGGCCGCTCAGCTCGTGGCGAACTCCGCGGCGCCCGAGGCCAACATCATCTTCGGCGCGGTCATCGACGACGCCCTGGGCGACGAGGTCCGCGTCACCGTCATCGCGGCCGGGTTCGACGAGCCGCGCAACGAGGCGCTGGGGCCCCAGCGCGACGCCGCGCCGGCGCCCGAGCGCCCGCGCGAGGCCGCCGCCCCGCCGGCGCCCCCGCGCGCCGAGGTGCGGCCGGTGGCCGCCGAGCCGTGCCGCCCCGAGCCCGCGCCGGAGCCCGAACCCGAGCCCGAGCCGGTGCGCGAGGAGCCGCGGCGCCCCGAGGCGGCGGCCGAGCCGGAGCCCGAGCCCGCCCCCGAGCCCGAGCCGGAGGCCCCCGAGGCCCCCGAGGCCCCCGAGGCCCGCGATCCCGATCCCGACCCCGAGGACGACCACCGCGCGCGCGGCATCCGCGCCGTCAACGACGCCGGCTACACCCAGGTGCGCGGCACCGGCACCGACGGCTCGTTCACGCGTTCGGGCGACGTCCCCACGCCGCGCCGCCGGGTGATCTTCGACGACCCCGACGACCTCGACGTTCCCGACTTCCTGAAGTAG
- a CDS encoding cell division protein FtsQ/DivIB has translation MSATTEESAPRGADGGARRPGRRRSDPWKVAFVVLLIVTALTVVTWLLLGSRLLVVREVEVTGTDRLDPAQVAAAVDVATGTPLARVDTAAAERRARELRLVESVEVSRGWPATLRVEVVERTPRLAMRAGDGFRLVDGDGVRVADTDTRPEDYPLITVDGEPEGDPAVAAAAEVVAQMPAAVAGRVEEIDAQERAAITLTLDDGAVVQWGGTERTAEKSEILTILLHEHPSGPDRSYDVSAPDMAVVK, from the coding sequence GTGAGCGCGACCACCGAGGAGTCCGCGCCGCGCGGCGCCGACGGCGGCGCGCGGCGGCCCGGCCGGCGCCGGTCGGACCCCTGGAAGGTCGCCTTCGTGGTCCTGCTCATCGTCACGGCGCTGACCGTGGTCACCTGGCTGCTGCTGGGCTCGCGGCTGCTGGTGGTGCGCGAGGTCGAGGTCACCGGCACCGACCGGCTCGACCCCGCGCAGGTCGCCGCGGCCGTGGACGTCGCCACCGGCACGCCGCTGGCCCGCGTCGACACCGCCGCGGCCGAGCGGCGGGCGCGCGAGCTGCGCCTGGTGGAGTCGGTCGAGGTCTCGCGGGGCTGGCCGGCCACGCTGCGGGTGGAGGTCGTGGAGCGCACCCCCCGACTGGCCATGCGCGCCGGCGACGGCTTCCGCCTGGTCGACGGCGACGGCGTGCGGGTGGCCGACACCGACACCCGCCCCGAGGACTACCCGCTGATCACGGTCGACGGCGAACCCGAGGGGGACCCGGCCGTCGCGGCGGCCGCCGAGGTCGTGGCCCAGATGCCGGCGGCCGTGGCCGGGCGGGTGGAGGAGATCGACGCCCAGGAGCGGGCGGCGATCACGCTCACCCTGGACGACGGCGCCGTGGTCCAGTGGGGCGGCACCGAGCGCACGGCCGAGAAGAGCGAGATCCTCACCATCCTGCTGCACGAGCACCCTTCGGGGCCCGACCGCAGCTACGACGTGAGCGCGCCGGACATGGCCGTCGTGAAGTAG
- the murC gene encoding UDP-N-acetylmuramate--L-alanine ligase has translation MSLVEHTEPVPVGKLGRVHFVGMGGVGMSGIARVLLQLGVEVSGSDAKDGRLLRDLAELGADAHVGHDAAHVGTADTVVVSSAVRPDNPELVEARRRGLRVLPRAAALGALLLERRGVAVAGTHGKTTTTSMLTVVLQQAGAEPGYVIGGSLATTGLGADAGAGEVIVAEADESDGSFLMLSPEVAVVTNVEADHLDNYSGGLEQIHANFAAFAGRVGATLVAGADDPGARRVAETAARLGKRVVTFGEAADADYRVSDVAAEGFRTAFTLTPPGGEPLRGELAVPGRHNVLNAAAAVAAADVLGHDPQVALAGLAAFTGVGRRFELKGTSGGVAVYDSYAHHPTEIAADLRAARAALDTREPDGAAPGRVVAVFQPHLYSRTRIFAAEFAEALALADEAVVLPVYAAREDPEPGVGAELITDRIPGDGAHVHLIADRDDAVARAAALARPGDIVLTMGAGDVTELGPRIVAALPGAKD, from the coding sequence GTGAGCCTGGTCGAACACACCGAGCCGGTGCCGGTCGGCAAGCTGGGCCGGGTGCACTTCGTCGGCATGGGCGGGGTCGGCATGTCCGGGATCGCCCGCGTGCTGCTCCAGCTGGGCGTGGAGGTCAGCGGCAGCGACGCCAAGGACGGCCGGCTGCTGCGCGACCTCGCCGAACTCGGCGCCGACGCCCACGTCGGCCACGACGCCGCCCACGTGGGCACCGCCGACACCGTGGTGGTGTCCTCGGCGGTGCGCCCCGACAACCCCGAACTGGTCGAGGCCCGCCGGCGCGGGCTGCGCGTGCTGCCCCGCGCCGCCGCGCTGGGCGCGCTGCTGCTGGAGCGCCGGGGCGTGGCCGTGGCCGGCACCCACGGCAAGACCACCACCACCTCGATGCTGACCGTCGTCCTCCAGCAGGCCGGCGCCGAACCCGGCTACGTCATCGGCGGATCGCTGGCCACCACCGGGCTGGGCGCCGACGCCGGGGCCGGCGAGGTCATCGTGGCCGAGGCCGACGAGAGCGACGGCTCCTTTCTGATGCTCTCGCCCGAGGTCGCGGTCGTGACCAACGTCGAGGCCGACCACCTGGACAACTACAGCGGCGGCCTGGAGCAGATCCACGCCAACTTCGCGGCGTTCGCCGGGCGCGTGGGCGCCACCCTCGTCGCGGGCGCCGACGACCCCGGCGCGCGGCGCGTGGCCGAGACCGCCGCCCGCCTGGGTAAGCGGGTCGTCACCTTCGGTGAGGCCGCAGACGCCGACTACCGGGTCTCCGACGTCGCGGCCGAGGGGTTCCGCACCGCCTTCACGCTCACCCCGCCCGGCGGCGAGCCGCTGCGCGGGGAGCTGGCCGTGCCGGGCCGGCACAACGTGCTCAACGCCGCGGCCGCCGTGGCGGCGGCCGACGTGCTGGGCCACGACCCCCAGGTCGCGCTGGCCGGGCTCGCCGCCTTCACCGGGGTGGGCCGCCGCTTCGAGCTGAAGGGCACCTCCGGGGGGGTGGCGGTCTACGACAGCTACGCCCACCACCCCACCGAGATCGCGGCCGACCTGCGCGCCGCGCGTGCGGCCCTGGACACCCGCGAGCCCGACGGCGCCGCGCCGGGCCGGGTCGTGGCGGTGTTCCAGCCCCATCTGTACAGTCGCACCCGGATCTTCGCCGCGGAGTTCGCCGAGGCGCTGGCCCTGGCCGACGAGGCCGTGGTGCTGCCCGTCTACGCCGCGCGCGAGGACCCCGAGCCCGGGGTCGGCGCCGAGCTGATCACCGACCGGATCCCCGGCGACGGCGCGCACGTCCACCTCATCGCCGACCGCGACGATGCGGTGGCCCGCGCCGCCGCGCTGGCGCGGCCCGGCGACATCGTGCTGACCATGGGCGCGGGCGACGTCACCGAGCTGGGGCCGCGCATCGTCGCGGCGCTGCCGGGGGCCAAGGACTGA